Proteins from a single region of Sporosarcina sp. P33:
- a CDS encoding calcium/sodium antiporter, with protein sequence MSYVLLIVGFILLIKGADFFVDGSSNIARLLRVPPILIGLTIVALGTSSPEATVSIIAAFGGNADVAVGNVVGSNIFNITVVVGLAAFLFPLKVQSETIKKEIPFTMLASIVMLVLMSDIALQGFSSNVLTRSDGIILLLFLSIFMYYVIELGLKSRQNAVPVSSSQNISWGKNIVITLLGLIAIIFGGDLVVDNGTKIAYSLGMSETLVGLTIIAIGTSLPELVTSISAALKKESEIALGNIVGSNIFNILFVLGASSAITPIAVNEKVFIDVVIMIVLTVVLLLFSRTGFRIGKREGVMLAAAYVIYLVYIILRN encoded by the coding sequence ATGTCATATGTTTTACTGATTGTTGGATTTATATTATTAATAAAAGGGGCCGATTTTTTCGTTGACGGCTCCTCTAATATCGCAAGACTGCTGCGCGTCCCGCCTATTTTAATCGGGCTGACTATTGTTGCGCTTGGAACAAGTTCTCCGGAAGCGACTGTCAGTATTATTGCGGCGTTCGGAGGGAATGCGGATGTTGCTGTAGGTAACGTTGTGGGCAGCAATATTTTTAATATCACCGTTGTAGTTGGATTGGCGGCTTTCCTTTTTCCGCTGAAAGTTCAAAGTGAAACTATCAAGAAAGAAATTCCATTTACGATGCTGGCGAGTATTGTCATGCTCGTGCTGATGAGCGATATAGCACTGCAAGGTTTCAGCAGTAATGTACTTACTCGCAGTGACGGGATTATTCTTCTGCTATTCCTATCAATTTTTATGTATTATGTAATTGAACTTGGCCTGAAAAGCCGGCAAAATGCCGTGCCTGTCTCATCCTCACAGAATATCAGCTGGGGGAAGAATATTGTCATTACTTTGTTAGGGCTGATTGCCATCATTTTTGGAGGAGATTTGGTCGTCGATAATGGCACGAAGATCGCTTATTCCCTCGGCATGAGTGAAACATTGGTCGGACTAACAATAATTGCCATTGGAACATCTTTGCCTGAACTTGTAACGTCTATTTCGGCGGCGCTGAAAAAAGAAAGTGAAATTGCTCTGGGGAATATTGTAGGGAGCAATATTTTCAATATCCTGTTTGTATTAGGAGCTTCGTCTGCCATTACGCCGATCGCGGTGAACGAAAAGGTTTTTATCGATGTGGTGATCATGATTGTGTTGACCGTGGTGCTGCTGTTGTTCTCGAGAACTGGTTTCAGGATCGGAAAGCGTGAAGGTGTAATGCTGGCAGCGGCTTACGTAATATATCTGGTGTATATCATTCTGCGTAATTAG
- a CDS encoding FAD-dependent oxidoreductase, producing the protein MKYEHVIIGAGITGMKVMLAAQKLGLKNVLLVDHNPKLGGFNSAIYQEKGFEKERSLISECNDTPYEIWTNSTVIGLFESSDDSPHEINIQTPDGTKDIKAAYIYICSGSLAKPREAHKIGGTRPAGVMTSNMAAGLLDRDILPGNQVAVYVNSKETLASAEVLAAKGVAVQQINADQHLIHMIYGKNHLEKIDIIHKENKELQTIECDSLIFSEGLIPATFYLRGTGIELNEDHFVKTGVDGTTNVKNILAFGTCTVQQDAQESEIEKSIKQILQ; encoded by the coding sequence ATGAAATATGAACATGTCATTATAGGTGCAGGTATAACAGGCATGAAAGTTATGTTGGCTGCCCAAAAGCTTGGATTGAAAAATGTGCTGCTGGTCGATCATAACCCGAAACTGGGCGGTTTCAACAGCGCAATTTATCAGGAAAAGGGCTTTGAAAAAGAACGGTCTTTAATCAGTGAATGCAATGATACTCCTTATGAAATATGGACAAACTCTACAGTAATCGGGCTGTTTGAGTCATCAGATGATAGTCCTCATGAAATCAATATTCAAACGCCGGACGGCACCAAAGATATTAAAGCCGCTTATATTTACATTTGCTCCGGCAGTTTGGCAAAACCGAGGGAAGCCCACAAAATTGGCGGAACGAGGCCAGCTGGTGTCATGACGTCTAATATGGCTGCCGGGTTATTGGACAGAGATATACTGCCTGGAAACCAAGTGGCAGTTTATGTAAACAGCAAGGAAACGCTGGCTTCGGCAGAAGTGCTGGCTGCTAAAGGGGTTGCTGTACAACAAATAAATGCCGATCAGCACTTGATTCACATGATTTACGGGAAAAACCATTTGGAAAAAATCGATATAATCCATAAGGAAAATAAAGAACTGCAGACAATAGAATGCGACAGTCTGATCTTTAGCGAGGGACTGATTCCGGCTACTTTTTATTTAAGAGGAACGGGAATTGAATTGAACGAAGACCACTTTGTTAAAACAGGCGTGGATGGTACGACCAATGTAAAAAACATACTGGCGTTCGGTACTTGTACCGTTCAGCAAGACGCCCAGGAATCCGAAATTGAAAAGAGCATCAAACAAATATTGCAATAA
- a CDS encoding DUF1259 domain-containing protein, with translation METSMYFNSICDDFAKILNGKSNIQNGSCSVSLHRTFGVRMMGKDASSILGVGVNFQDLDNQGNALNISETAVLQEEVPAYVYALTQQGIAVSAVHNHWLVTDPPQIMYVHAQSVEPPLQFAQKMKYAFSQLSSLPVS, from the coding sequence ATGGAAACCAGCATGTATTTTAATTCAATTTGCGATGATTTTGCCAAGATATTAAATGGAAAAAGCAACATACAAAACGGAAGTTGTTCCGTATCATTACACCGCACATTTGGTGTCAGAATGATGGGCAAAGATGCTTCATCGATTTTAGGTGTTGGCGTCAACTTTCAAGATTTAGATAACCAGGGTAATGCATTAAACATTTCTGAAACAGCGGTTTTGCAAGAGGAAGTTCCGGCGTATGTTTATGCATTGACACAACAGGGCATCGCTGTAAGTGCCGTTCACAATCATTGGCTTGTGACTGATCCGCCACAAATTATGTATGTTCACGCCCAGTCAGTTGAACCGCCGCTTCAGTTTGCCCAAAAAATGAAGTATGCATTCTCACAATTAAGCAGTTTGCCTGTATCGTAA
- a CDS encoding CoxG family protein codes for MPGCEGLVALSDKEYEADMVVKTMFMTIKFKANGILKDSVEGEEMNVEMVGKPMKLAGLFKTKMNITLDEVGDTETKITYAMDLQMTGRLATLGDVLMKGTIKKSANEFAENVQTLFAG; via the coding sequence CTGCCTGGTTGTGAAGGGTTAGTAGCCCTCAGTGATAAAGAGTATGAAGCAGACATGGTCGTCAAAACGATGTTTATGACCATAAAGTTTAAAGCGAATGGCATTCTCAAAGATTCGGTTGAAGGCGAAGAGATGAATGTAGAAATGGTCGGTAAACCGATGAAATTGGCTGGTTTGTTTAAAACGAAAATGAATATAACGCTTGATGAAGTTGGAGATACTGAGACGAAAATCACGTATGCAATGGACTTGCAAATGACGGGCCGGCTGGCAACGCTCGGGGATGTACTGATGAAAGGTACAATCAAAAAGTCAGCCAATGAATTTGCCGAAAACGTCCAGACTTTATTTGCAGGCTGA
- a CDS encoding SRPBCC domain-containing protein, whose amino-acid sequence MKMTDSFTISAPKENVWEVFMDVEKLAGCLPAWL is encoded by the coding sequence ATGAAGATGACAGATTCATTTACTATTTCAGCTCCCAAAGAAAATGTATGGGAAGTATTTATGGATGTAGAAAAGTTAGCCGGCTGCCTGCCTGCCTGGTTGTGA
- a CDS encoding DUF3885 domain-containing protein, whose amino-acid sequence MTLNECMMNKFPGLKLGSPLFYSWDTSLRFELGVNESSVSIHENPLYLQGVYRRAIDLFEALHAPEDELYLVVDAHDFGKGYALGRKLNVFAKYVKDHSVLRRLQHESLPYIYPEDDEAWDWRTHRFSLRCRRSDFQYASLLKAVCNQDMGIRPSIHYPVYFVNETKGTVFYVYDDRGCDLLGADKEAIRWVYEECNSWILDYDRAEIDEVFT is encoded by the coding sequence ATGACGCTAAATGAGTGTATGATGAATAAATTTCCTGGCCTGAAGCTCGGGTCGCCTCTTTTTTACTCGTGGGATACGAGCTTACGGTTCGAACTTGGAGTGAACGAAAGCTCTGTCAGTATTCATGAAAACCCGCTGTATTTACAAGGGGTATACCGGCGGGCAATTGACTTATTTGAAGCCTTGCATGCTCCTGAGGATGAGCTTTACCTTGTGGTTGATGCGCACGACTTTGGAAAAGGATATGCCCTGGGTCGGAAGCTGAACGTCTTTGCGAAGTATGTAAAAGACCATTCAGTTTTGCGCCGGCTGCAGCACGAGAGCTTGCCATACATCTATCCGGAAGATGATGAAGCCTGGGACTGGCGTACACATCGTTTCAGTTTAAGATGCCGTCGTTCGGATTTCCAGTATGCGTCACTTCTGAAAGCGGTCTGCAACCAGGATATGGGCATACGTCCGAGCATTCACTATCCTGTCTACTTTGTGAATGAAACGAAAGGCACGGTCTTCTATGTCTACGATGACAGGGGCTGTGATCTGCTCGGAGCGGACAAGGAAGCAATACGCTGGGTGTATGAAGAGTGTAACAGCTGGATTTTAGATTATGACCGCGCAGAAATTGATGAGGTGTTCACTTGA
- a CDS encoding CPBP family intramembrane glutamic endopeptidase, which translates to MDHVKNGSENINRDFKIKDAVFVFSSFTFVCSAVIFALVIYDVLTIGNIFSVNNPIESIMIAVISSVALLALGVLLTFIIPSKHIDDTNKTYQDHSLSAIIIFMFIIVLFEELLFRGIIQNLLFVFTDHQWIAILSTTLLFLAAHVQYFKKPIMFLNIFIPGLVFGWIYFKTNNILVPVFVHFILNVGMTILFKYKIINLKQ; encoded by the coding sequence ATGGATCATGTAAAGAACGGATCAGAAAATATAAATCGTGATTTCAAAATCAAAGACGCAGTTTTTGTGTTTTCTTCGTTTACATTCGTTTGTTCTGCTGTAATCTTTGCGCTTGTGATTTATGATGTGCTCACTATTGGAAATATATTTTCTGTAAATAATCCAATAGAATCGATCATGATTGCAGTTATTTCTTCTGTCGCTTTATTAGCACTCGGGGTCCTCTTAACCTTTATCATTCCATCGAAACACATTGACGACACCAATAAAACATATCAAGACCATTCATTGTCAGCTATTATTATTTTCATGTTTATAATTGTATTGTTTGAGGAACTGTTATTTAGAGGGATTATTCAAAACCTGCTCTTCGTATTTACAGATCACCAATGGATTGCCATTCTGTCGACGACTTTATTGTTTCTGGCCGCCCATGTCCAATATTTTAAAAAGCCAATTATGTTTTTGAATATCTTCATTCCAGGACTGGTTTTTGGCTGGATATATTTTAAAACAAATAATATTTTAGTTCCGGTTTTCGTTCATTTCATTTTGAATGTCGGAATGACTATTTTATTTAAATACAAAATAATAAATTTGAAGCAATGA
- a CDS encoding NAD(P)/FAD-dependent oxidoreductase, with amino-acid sequence MQNTIKDVVVIGGGVVGTAILRSLSLYDLSICLIEKQPDICEGASKANSGIVHTGFDAPPGSLEAECLKRSRELWPDYAEQLKIPYIPCGALMIATSDEERMIIESTYIPNAEKNGAEVEWLNREEVLEMNPAVTDQTVGALSIPGESICDPFTATRAYAELAVLNGAELLLGNGVLDIKESNDGFVIVLENGQEVTAKYIVNATGIKSDEISRMIGDESYTLSPRKGQFILTEEEIQISQVILPVPTAKSKGTLISPVVFGGFLLGPTAEDQLDKEDNSTSAEGIEQVLTGCAKLIPEAREYKSLRQFAGVRSVCSTGDYVIESSEKNKCFIHAAGIRSTGLSASPGIAEVVVERLEKAGLQLQENKNAKISVDNLFDDSEENTGEIICLCRTITKSEITNALHGPVPPTTIDGVKRRTGATLGECQGNCCIPRIIDLLSENQTLDEIPLKGLQNSRLGVKGGTL; translated from the coding sequence ATGCAAAATACAATCAAAGACGTCGTGGTTATTGGTGGCGGAGTCGTTGGAACTGCCATTTTAAGAAGCCTCTCACTTTACGACTTGTCAATCTGCTTAATAGAAAAACAGCCGGATATTTGCGAAGGGGCAAGTAAAGCAAACAGCGGCATTGTTCATACAGGTTTTGATGCGCCTCCCGGTTCATTGGAGGCAGAATGTTTAAAACGGTCACGTGAATTATGGCCGGATTACGCGGAGCAATTAAAAATCCCATATATTCCTTGCGGGGCGCTCATGATTGCAACGAGCGACGAAGAAAGAATGATCATTGAAAGCACGTATATACCAAACGCAGAAAAAAACGGTGCGGAGGTAGAATGGCTGAACAGAGAAGAAGTTCTGGAAATGAATCCGGCCGTTACAGATCAAACGGTTGGTGCTCTTTCCATTCCAGGCGAGTCAATCTGCGATCCATTTACTGCAACCCGTGCATATGCGGAATTAGCTGTATTAAACGGGGCCGAATTGCTTCTCGGAAATGGTGTCCTCGATATTAAAGAATCGAATGACGGCTTTGTCATTGTGCTGGAAAACGGTCAAGAAGTTACTGCAAAATATATTGTGAACGCAACGGGGATAAAATCGGACGAGATCAGTCGGATGATTGGTGATGAAAGCTATACTTTGTCGCCGAGAAAAGGACAATTCATTTTGACAGAAGAAGAAATTCAGATTTCGCAAGTTATTTTGCCTGTTCCTACAGCTAAATCAAAGGGAACTTTGATCTCACCTGTTGTATTCGGCGGCTTCTTGCTCGGTCCGACGGCAGAAGATCAGCTGGATAAGGAAGATAATTCAACCAGCGCTGAAGGAATTGAACAAGTCTTGACCGGCTGTGCAAAGTTAATACCGGAAGCGAGAGAATATAAAAGTCTTCGTCAATTTGCGGGAGTCAGATCTGTCTGCAGCACAGGAGACTATGTAATTGAATCATCAGAGAAAAATAAGTGCTTTATTCATGCCGCCGGAATACGTTCCACAGGATTATCCGCTTCTCCAGGAATTGCTGAAGTGGTAGTAGAACGGCTTGAAAAAGCAGGACTGCAACTGCAGGAAAATAAGAACGCAAAAATCTCGGTTGACAACTTATTTGACGATTCGGAAGAAAACACGGGCGAAATTATTTGTCTTTGCAGAACTATTACGAAAAGCGAAATTACAAATGCATTACATGGTCCAGTTCCGCCGACAACGATTGACGGCGTAAAAAGAAGAACGGGCGCAACTTTGGGTGAATGCCAAGGGAACTGCTGTATCCCGCGAATAATAGATTTATTATCAGAGAATCAAACGCTTGATGAAATTCCTCTAAAAGGTCTGCAAAACTCCCGGCTTGGCGTTAAAGGAGGGACTTTGTGA
- a CDS encoding DeoR/GlpR family DNA-binding transcription regulator, whose protein sequence is MLAQERYEIIIDLLHENKIVKVSELCKKFEVSIETIRRDLEYLEQKNKLKRIYGGAILKEEPALEPSYTKRYTEYTREKSHIGKETAKLVEDGDSLMIDLGTTTLEVARHLKEKKNLTIITNSMVIAEELVDVPTFRVILLGGILRPNELSLSGSISEQLIQNFTVDKTIIGAGGITADMISDYHLEEARVRRAMIESGRLVIAVSDHSKFGKKAFVKVCPTSQIDVMVTDNQLSHKTAQLYIDKGIEVIGYTDPSEVK, encoded by the coding sequence TTGTTAGCACAAGAGAGATATGAAATCATTATCGACCTTTTACATGAAAATAAAATTGTAAAAGTTTCTGAGCTATGCAAAAAATTTGAGGTGTCCATAGAGACCATTAGAAGAGATCTGGAATATTTAGAGCAAAAAAACAAGTTAAAGCGGATCTACGGCGGAGCAATACTGAAAGAAGAGCCTGCTTTGGAACCTTCGTATACAAAGAGATACACAGAGTACACTAGAGAAAAGAGTCATATTGGAAAAGAGACAGCAAAGCTTGTGGAAGATGGAGACAGTCTGATGATTGACCTGGGAACAACGACTTTAGAAGTTGCCCGCCATTTAAAAGAAAAGAAAAATTTAACGATCATCACAAATAGTATGGTGATAGCGGAAGAGTTAGTGGACGTACCGACATTTAGGGTCATATTGCTTGGAGGGATTTTACGTCCGAACGAATTAAGTTTATCAGGCTCTATTTCTGAACAATTAATTCAAAACTTCACGGTGGATAAAACGATAATTGGCGCAGGCGGTATAACTGCTGACATGATTTCTGACTATCATCTTGAAGAAGCCCGGGTAAGAAGAGCGATGATCGAGAGCGGAAGGTTAGTGATTGCAGTATCTGATCACAGTAAATTCGGCAAAAAGGCATTTGTGAAAGTATGCCCGACCAGTCAAATAGATGTCATGGTTACGGATAATCAATTAAGCCATAAAACTGCACAATTGTATATCGATAAAGGCATAGAAGTAATAGGTTATACGGATCCGTCGGAAGTAAAGTAA
- a CDS encoding cbb3-type cytochrome c oxidase subunit I, producing METTEKKFRKLSGGNKLDSRLTLTYFSIAFVTLFIGGLLGLLQGLNRAGLLELPANFNYYQVLTAHGILLVLVFSVLFVIAYFYSVLSHTMDGLFPVVRKMGWIALVTMLIGVVFVVTTVVMGKASVMYTFYPPMKASPWFYVGLFIVVAGIWMAAFGGFIQIAKWRKRNRGEHIPLLAFFAMGVFTLLFFGSLGVTAEVLMLIPWAFGWTEKINVMLSRTLFWSFGHTFVNIWYLTAVSLWYVVVPKVIGGRLFSDTLTRVVVILLVVSNIPGGFHHQIVDPGMSEGIKLTHALMSMVIGFPSLMTAFAMFFVFARVGRKKGANGVFGWITKMPWGDVRFLAPMIAMIFFIPGGAGGIAQNANQLNQVVHNTLWVVGHFHITVGVTAVLTFFGAMYWLIPYLSKRTLTPAMNKLGVIQTLIWTLGMLFMAGGMHTVGLLGAPRRTSYTTYGDSAVAASWDPYLLLLAVGGTLLTIGLVLIVYIVFNLMFFAPKGDTEFPIAEGEDNASDTPKWTERWSLWIAIMLFIVAFGYVIPLIDMIGNAPPGSAPFITW from the coding sequence ATGGAAACAACAGAAAAGAAATTCCGTAAACTATCAGGCGGAAACAAGCTGGATTCACGTCTTACATTAACGTATTTCTCAATCGCTTTTGTCACTTTGTTTATCGGCGGACTTCTCGGTCTGCTTCAAGGACTTAACCGTGCCGGATTACTTGAACTGCCGGCAAACTTTAACTACTACCAGGTCTTAACCGCGCATGGTATTCTATTAGTTTTAGTGTTCTCCGTGTTATTTGTAATCGCTTATTTTTACTCAGTGCTTTCTCATACAATGGACGGTTTATTTCCTGTCGTTAGAAAGATGGGATGGATTGCTCTCGTTACAATGCTAATAGGGGTAGTTTTTGTAGTTACTACAGTCGTAATGGGCAAGGCATCTGTTATGTATACATTTTATCCGCCTATGAAGGCATCGCCATGGTTCTATGTCGGTTTATTCATTGTTGTTGCTGGCATATGGATGGCGGCTTTTGGCGGGTTTATTCAAATAGCCAAGTGGAGAAAGAGAAACCGCGGCGAACATATACCATTACTGGCATTCTTTGCAATGGGAGTTTTCACACTTCTCTTTTTTGGAAGTCTTGGTGTAACAGCAGAAGTGTTAATGCTTATACCTTGGGCGTTTGGCTGGACAGAAAAAATCAATGTAATGCTCAGCAGAACTTTATTTTGGAGCTTCGGCCATACATTCGTAAACATATGGTACTTAACGGCAGTTTCTTTATGGTATGTAGTTGTACCAAAAGTGATTGGCGGGAGATTATTCAGTGATACGTTAACAAGGGTAGTAGTTATACTGCTGGTTGTTTCTAACATTCCAGGCGGCTTTCACCACCAAATTGTCGACCCGGGAATGTCAGAAGGGATTAAATTGACACATGCACTGATGAGTATGGTCATCGGCTTTCCTTCCTTAATGACAGCATTTGCTATGTTCTTCGTATTCGCCCGCGTCGGCAGGAAGAAGGGCGCAAATGGGGTATTTGGCTGGATTACAAAAATGCCTTGGGGAGATGTGCGTTTCCTGGCGCCTATGATCGCGATGATTTTCTTCATCCCGGGGGGAGCAGGAGGAATTGCTCAAAATGCGAACCAGTTGAATCAAGTCGTTCATAATACGTTGTGGGTTGTAGGTCATTTTCATATAACAGTTGGCGTAACAGCTGTGTTAACCTTCTTTGGTGCAATGTATTGGCTGATACCTTATTTGTCAAAGCGGACACTTACGCCGGCAATGAATAAGTTAGGCGTTATTCAAACACTCATATGGACTCTGGGAATGCTTTTCATGGCCGGTGGTATGCATACGGTTGGTCTTCTGGGTGCGCCAAGAAGAACGTCTTATACGACATACGGTGATAGTGCTGTCGCTGCAAGCTGGGACCCATATTTACTTTTGTTGGCGGTGGGAGGAACACTGTTAACGATAGGTCTCGTGCTGATCGTCTATATTGTCTTCAATTTAATGTTCTTTGCGCCAAAAGGAGATACAGAGTTTCCTATTGCGGAAGGTGAAGATAATGCCAGTGATACACCGAAATGGACTGAACGCTGGAGTTTGTGGATCGCAATTATGCTGTTTATTGTCGCTTTCGGGTATGTAATCCCGTTGATTGACATGATAGGAAATGCACCGCCGGGATCAGCGCCATTTATTACATGGTAG
- the glpK gene encoding glycerol kinase GlpK — MKAKPSNKFFMGIDQGTTGTTTLILNDDWEVHSQGYIEHTQLYPQPGWVEHDALEIWDKTKMSINPALKNGDLKIDDVISLGIANQGETVVVWDKKTGIPVYNAIVWQDKRTAKEADEVKETWGEIIKSKTGLSVDSYYSALKIKWILDHVEGAREKAEAGQLAAGTLDTWLIWKMTNKELHITDHSTASRTMLMNIAGGCWDDEILEILTIPKSMMAEIRSSSELYGKTDPTSFLGANLSISGSIVDQQAALFGQACFSAGDSKTTYGTGCFMLMNTGEKATESKSGLINTVAWSIENNVSFALDGGIYIAGAAIQWLKDGIGIIKTAEETDSLARSVPDTGGVYFVPAFVGLASPHWDQYARGTIVGITGETTRAHIVRAALESIAYQVKENMDAMEKETGITIQSMKVDGGLVSNEFLMQFQADILGIPIEVPKITETTALGAAYLAALAIGEFRSVHEIASKWKVSKTYTPQMTKEKRELLMSNWSRAVERSRNWAVN; from the coding sequence ATGAAGGCGAAACCATCAAATAAATTTTTCATGGGTATTGACCAGGGGACAACGGGTACCACCACGCTCATCTTAAATGATGACTGGGAAGTGCATTCACAAGGTTATATTGAACACACACAGTTGTACCCCCAGCCTGGATGGGTCGAGCACGATGCTTTAGAGATATGGGATAAAACAAAGATGTCCATAAACCCGGCATTGAAAAATGGGGATTTGAAAATAGATGATGTCATTTCACTAGGCATCGCGAATCAAGGGGAAACAGTAGTAGTTTGGGATAAAAAGACGGGGATACCTGTCTATAATGCGATCGTCTGGCAGGATAAAAGAACGGCGAAAGAAGCAGATGAAGTGAAAGAAACGTGGGGGGAGATAATAAAAAGCAAAACTGGTCTCTCAGTGGACTCTTACTATTCAGCACTCAAAATAAAATGGATTTTAGATCATGTGGAAGGCGCAAGAGAAAAGGCAGAAGCAGGACAATTGGCAGCTGGTACGCTGGATACATGGCTTATTTGGAAGATGACAAATAAAGAACTGCATATTACAGACCATTCGACAGCCTCAAGGACAATGCTCATGAATATCGCTGGCGGCTGCTGGGATGACGAGATTTTGGAGATACTGACTATACCCAAATCCATGATGGCGGAAATTAGGTCTTCCAGTGAGCTGTACGGCAAGACTGATCCAACAAGTTTTTTAGGCGCGAACCTTTCAATTAGCGGAAGTATTGTCGACCAGCAGGCCGCGCTCTTCGGTCAGGCATGTTTTAGCGCTGGTGACAGTAAAACGACTTACGGCACAGGATGCTTTATGTTAATGAATACGGGAGAGAAGGCAACTGAGTCAAAAAGCGGATTAATCAATACAGTTGCCTGGTCAATAGAAAATAACGTCTCATTTGCCTTAGACGGAGGCATTTACATCGCAGGCGCAGCGATTCAGTGGTTAAAAGATGGAATAGGTATTATAAAAACTGCTGAAGAAACAGATTCATTGGCACGCTCTGTTCCAGATACAGGCGGTGTGTATTTCGTGCCCGCTTTTGTGGGGTTGGCATCCCCTCATTGGGATCAATATGCCCGCGGGACGATCGTCGGTATTACAGGCGAGACCACGAGAGCACATATTGTCAGGGCGGCGTTAGAAAGCATCGCATATCAGGTGAAAGAAAATATGGATGCAATGGAAAAGGAAACAGGGATTACCATTCAATCCATGAAAGTAGACGGCGGCTTGGTTTCCAACGAATTTCTCATGCAATTTCAGGCGGATATATTGGGAATACCGATTGAGGTGCCAAAAATAACAGAAACAACGGCACTGGGAGCGGCTTATTTAGCCGCATTGGCAATCGGGGAGTTTCGTAGCGTACATGAAATCGCCTCCAAATGGAAGGTAAGTAAAACATACACACCGCAAATGACAAAAGAAAAAAGAGAATTATTAATGAGCAATTGGAGCAGAGCTGTAGAAAGATCAAGGAATTGGGCTGTAAATTGA
- a CDS encoding cytochrome c oxidase subunit II, producing MKMHRYEKIWLFLAASMLVIAVVYSGVQTFALGQGPPSGVGMIDPEKVEETAPFDNPGISKIGENEYEVVMILRAFSFEPNAIEIPAGATVHFKMTSTDVMHGFQVIGTNLNAMIMPGHIQEAKQKFTKPGEYLVICNEYCGIGHQLMSMTITVK from the coding sequence ATGAAGATGCATCGATATGAAAAGATCTGGCTTTTCTTGGCTGCTTCCATGCTGGTTATTGCAGTAGTGTATAGCGGAGTACAAACCTTTGCATTAGGTCAGGGACCGCCAAGTGGTGTAGGTATGATTGACCCGGAAAAAGTTGAGGAAACAGCGCCGTTTGATAATCCGGGGATTTCTAAAATCGGTGAGAATGAATATGAAGTTGTCATGATATTACGCGCATTCTCATTCGAGCCGAATGCAATTGAAATACCTGCTGGTGCAACCGTACATTTTAAAATGACTTCTACTGATGTAATGCATGGTTTTCAAGTTATTGGAACAAATTTAAACGCGATGATCATGCCTGGTCATATTCAAGAAGCGAAACAGAAATTTACGAAGCCCGGTGAGTATTTAGTAATATGTAATGAATACTGCGGCATAGGTCACCAATTAATGAGTATGACAATTACAGTTAAATAG